A section of the Bombus terrestris chromosome 2, iyBomTerr1.2, whole genome shotgun sequence genome encodes:
- the LOC100642599 gene encoding skin secretory protein xP2 — protein sequence MHLKRSYKQLQNGEAPPPEPTPEPAPTPSPQPEPTPSPTPAPPPPEAAPTPSPEPPAPSPAPPAEGAPPAEGAPPAEGAPAPPAEGAPAAAPAEGAAPPAEGEAPPAAPADGTAPPPAEGAPAAPPAEGAPPAEGAPPAEGAPPAEGAAPAPPAEGAPPAEGAPPAEGAPPAEGAPPAEGAPAAPPAEGAPAPAEGTPAAPAPAAPPAEGAAPAEGAPAPAAPPAEAAPAPAPAEAKVVLLLKVTMNVTPNRPITGSKFITYGMLSCKNLWF from the exons ATGCATTTGAAACGAAGTTATAAACAACTGCAAAAC GGGGAAGCTCCACCTCCAGAACCGACACCGGAACCTGCACCAACACCATCACCACAGCCGGAGCCAACACCATCACCGACACCTGCACCTCCACCGCCAGAAGCAGCTCCAACGCCATCGCCAGAACCGCCAGCGCCATCACCAGCACCTCCTGCTGAGGGAGCTCCGCCAGCGGAAGGTGCTCCACCTGCAGAAGGAGCGCCAGCACCTCCAGCAG AAGGTGCACCGGCGGCTGCACCTGCAGAAGGCGCGGCACCACCAGCGGAAGGTGAAGCACCACCAGCTGCTCCTGCGGATGGAACAGCGCCGCCACCAGCGGAAGGCGCGCCGGCCGCACCTCCTGCTGAAGGTGCACCTCCTGCCGAGGGTGCACCTCCTGCCGAGGGTGCACCTCCTGCTGAGGGTGCAGCTCCTGCACCACCAGCGGAAGGAGCACCACCAGCGGAAGGAGCACCGCCAGCGGAAGGTGCGCCACCAGCGGAAGGTGCGCCACCCGCGGAAGGCGCGCCTGCGGCACCACCGGCAGAAG GTGCACCTGCGCCAGCGGAAGGAACCCCAgcagcaccagcaccagcagCCCCACCAGCCGAAGGTGCTGCACCTGCGGAGGGAGCGCCAGCTCCAGCTGCACCCCCAGCAGAGGCTGCGCCGGCACCCGCGCCCGCTGAAG CTAAGGTAGTTTTACTTTTGAAAGTTACAATGAACGTCACTCCCAATCGCCCGATAACTGGTTCGAAGTTCATCACGTACGGTATGTTAAGCTGTAAAAATTTGTGGTTCTAG